From Nymphaea colorata isolate Beijing-Zhang1983 chromosome 6, ASM883128v2, whole genome shotgun sequence, a single genomic window includes:
- the LOC116255655 gene encoding LOW QUALITY PROTEIN: protein SOSEKI 5 (The sequence of the model RefSeq protein was modified relative to this genomic sequence to represent the inferred CDS: inserted 1 base in 1 codon) — protein MAVSPRRGRVELPLGKKKNREASPERTMVWVEPRAKQEKKVPVVYYLCRNGQLEQPHFMEXPLSSSDGLYLRDVTNRLNLLRGKGIASMYSWSSKRCYKNGFVWHDLSENDFIYPIHGHEYVLKGSEIVIPLPTAKVSSVSNSFMESKQLHELSLEASCSSSTGRSGDSGPATSRKIPDATEYKVYKAECPTEFYAKATDASTQTEDRRRQFRKEAALAVSVAEPAPTELNAEEVSPPASTSSASSGTDGKDQPEPESLETLMKADGRLRCLRIVEEEEEAPELSVRAVNHARVRASTVLMQLISCGSMPADRPKLPHGGYQGHRKARSAEAECVNPTRMQLEEREYFSGSLIETQRKEQRALEGAPRLKRSSSYNADR, from the exons ATGGCGGTGAGCCCGAGGCGAGGGAGGGTGGAGCTTCCgttggggaagaagaagaacagagaGGCGAGCCCAGAGAGGACGATGGTGTGGGTGGAGCCGAGGGCGAAGCAGGAGAAGAAGGTGCCGGTTGTCTATTACCTTTGTAGGAACGGCCAGCTTGAGCAGCCGCACTTCATGG gtcccctttcctcctccgaCGGCCTCTACCTCAGAG ATGTGACGAACCGTCTCAATTTGCTCAGGGGGAAAGGAATTGCTTCCATGTACTCATGGTCTTCCAAGCG GTGCTACAAGAATGGGTTCGTCTGGCATGACCTCTCCGAGAACGACTTCATCTACCCCATCCACGGCCACGAATACGTCCTCAAGGGATCGGAGATCGTCATCCCTCTTCCTACGGCGAAGGTCTCCTCTGTTTCTAACTCGTTCATGGAGTCGAAGCAACTGCACGAGCTCTCCCTGGAAGCGTCCTGTTCCAGCAGCACGGGTCGGTCCGGCGACTCCGGGCCCGCGACCAGCCGGAAAATCCCGGACGCGACGGAGTACAAGGTCTACAAGGCGGAGTGCCCGACCGAGTTCTACGCAAAGGCCACGGACGCCTCGACGCAGACGGAGGACCGGAGGAGACAATTCCGAAAGGAGGCTGCCCTCGCCGTCTCCGTCGCCGAGCCGGCGCCGACGGAGCTGAACGCCGAGGAGGTGTCGCCTCCTGCGTCCACTTCAAGCGCTTCGTCGGGGACGGACGGCAAGGATCAGCCGGAGCCGGAGTCACTCGAGACGCTGATGAAGGCGGACGGCCGGCTTCGATGCCTCCGAATCgttgaggaggaggaggaggcgccAGAGCTCTCCGTCCGGGCGGTGAACCACGCGAGAGTGAGGGCGTCCACCGTGCTGATGCAGCTCATCTCCTGCGGGTCCATGCCGGCGGACCGGCCGAAGCTGCCGCATGGCGGGTACCAGGGCCACCGGAAGGCAAGGTCCGCGGAGGCGGAGTGCGTGAATCCGACGAGGATGCAGCTGGAGGAGAGGGAGTACTTCAGCGGTAGCCTGATCGAAACGCAGAGGAAAGAGCAGAGGGCCCTGGAAGGGGCCCCTCGTCTCAAGAGATCCTCTTCCTATAACGCCGATAGGtga